In one window of Arachis ipaensis cultivar K30076 chromosome B06, Araip1.1, whole genome shotgun sequence DNA:
- the LOC107647606 gene encoding WAT1-related protein At3g28050-like isoform X2 — protein MARKLLNDLVPLGAMVSMECVNVGLNTLFKAATMKGMSYHVFVVYAYAVAAILLLPAPFISSRSRVLPPLTLPVATKIAFLGLIGCSSQIMGYTGISFSSPTLSSAISNLVPAFTFLLAIAFRFLTSIDMNSKRISLSCIFNVY, from the exons ATGGCGAGAAAGTTGTTGAATGATTTGGTTCCTTTGGGTGCCATGGTGAGCATGGAATGCGTGAATGTTGGATTGAACACTCTGTTCAAAGCAGCTACCATGAAAGGCATGAGCTACCATGTCTTTGTTGTTTATGCTTATGCGGTTGCTGCTATTCTGCTTCTTCCTGCTCCCTTCATCTCCTCAAG ATCAAGAGTGCTTCCTCCTCTTACTTTGCCAGTTGCAACTAAAATTGCTTTTCTTGGCCTCATCGG ATGCTCATCTCAGATAATGGGGTACACAGGAATCAGTTTCAGTTCGCCAACTCTTTCTTCGGCGATCAGCAATTTGGTGCCGGCTTTTACCTTCTTGCTCGCCATCGCTTTCAGGTTCCTTACCTCCATTGATATGAATAGCAAAAGAATCTCGCTGTCTTGCATTTTCAAT
- the LOC107647606 gene encoding WAT1-related protein At3g28050-like isoform X1: MARKLLNDLVPLGAMVSMECVNVGLNTLFKAATMKGMSYHVFVVYAYAVAAILLLPAPFISSRSRVLPPLTLPVATKIAFLGLIGCSSQIMGYTGISFSSPTLSSAISNLVPAFTFLLAIAFRFLTSIDMNSKRISLSCIFNGWKKWL; encoded by the exons ATGGCGAGAAAGTTGTTGAATGATTTGGTTCCTTTGGGTGCCATGGTGAGCATGGAATGCGTGAATGTTGGATTGAACACTCTGTTCAAAGCAGCTACCATGAAAGGCATGAGCTACCATGTCTTTGTTGTTTATGCTTATGCGGTTGCTGCTATTCTGCTTCTTCCTGCTCCCTTCATCTCCTCAAG ATCAAGAGTGCTTCCTCCTCTTACTTTGCCAGTTGCAACTAAAATTGCTTTTCTTGGCCTCATCGG ATGCTCATCTCAGATAATGGGGTACACAGGAATCAGTTTCAGTTCGCCAACTCTTTCTTCGGCGATCAGCAATTTGGTGCCGGCTTTTACCTTCTTGCTCGCCATCGCTTTCAGGTTCCTTACCTCCATTGATATGAATAGCAAAAGAATCTCGCTGTCTTGCATTTTCAAT